The DNA sequence ATTACACATTTACTTTAACAaccttataatattataaatattaaagatgtTTTGCATATTTATGAGAAAGCATCATGACAAGTCATCAATTTCAAAAAATCTATCACCGCGTGTAATATTAAGATAAGTAATAAATTCTCTAGTTTAGTCATGTCTATGttgtgaataaaattaattgatcGTTGTTACGCCATATCTTCACGATCGGCATTGTAAAATGTATTTATGCGATAACGAAATTTTAACTAACGTTGTAGTTTGTATTCAAGCAATGATGAAATCACTTTAAACTAACGTTGTATGGATGATCAAATGAAAATTACTAACCTAGACactcttttcattttatttgattgattttgattATACTTCCATTATATCTTGgcatcatatattttttgattatattctttttaattatttttaaaaataatttatattatgaaaaggtcttaaaataaagaattttaaaataattaggctttaaatattttttatcctATATTCTACTTCacaataattatttgaaaaaaagacactttctttaaatttttatattaagaaatacaaaaaataagttaaagtaTGAATATAATTTCTCAATTTGACATGatcaacatattattttatctttttatatacTAGTTGCTAGTATAAACTTAATACATTCACTAAGGTATCATGAAAATGAATCTAGTATAAAACTACTAAAGCATATCTgttttgacatattttttttaatgaaaaaatgaATTAGTGTAcataaatataacataattttatgacaaataatattaaatatcatttaatgACATTTGTAGTTAAGCAATGCTCTAGGTTCCAGGAAGCATGAGATATTGTTGACAAATGGTTTGAAAAACGAGAAAATGAAGCCATGTTAGATCAGAATCACAAGAATAATCTGCAGAAAATTCGGAAGAAAGATCAACATGCTCTCTCCATCATTCACATGGGCTTAGATGAGGGTCATGTTTGAAAAAGTTGCTTTAGCAACAAAGGCAAAAAAAACTTGGAAAATACTTTGAGAACAATTTTAAAGGGATTGACAAAGTGAAGAAAGTACGTCTTCAAACTCTTAGAGGTGAGTTTGAATCGTTACATATGAAGGAGTCAGAATCAGTTGATTACTATTCCACCAGAGTATTATCTGTTGTCATTCAAATGAAGCGTTATGGAAAGACTTCTGAAGACGCGTGAATTAACGACAAAATACTCATATCATTTAATACAAAATTGTAGTTTGTTGGGATATCAATTGAAGAATCAAATGATACAGAAATTATGACGGTGGATCAATTTATGGGATCTTTGCAAGCATACGCGGAGAGATGCTAAAGAGGAAAGAATCAGGCTCTCAAATCCTAAAAACTAATGTTCCTCTTAAAGATAAAGACAAAATACTACAACAATCATATGGAAGAGGACAAAATAGTGGACGTGGAAGAGGTCATGGTCGCGATGGTACTTCTGTTCATGGACGTGGCAGGCCTAGACAAAGAGTTCTCAGCAATAGTGAAAGATCAAATAATTATGCAAGAGGGCGTAATAATttcaacaacaaaattaaaggGGGACGAAATAGGTATGACAAGTCTTATATTCAATGTAATACTTGTCAAAAACATGAACATTATTCTTACGAATGTAGGAGTAAAAATGAAGAAAGGGCACATTATGTAGAAGcaaaaaaggaagaagaaatatcaaaagaagaaagaaaagaaatgactTGGTACCTTGATACAGGGGTTGCAAATTACATGAGTGGTAATAAAGAATCATTCTCCACTCCTAATGAATTAGTGAAAGAAAATATTGGTTTTAGATGATATCAAAACTCCAATCAAAGGCAAAGGTGATATTCTTGTTCGTTTAATTTCTCAAGTTTGTTATGTGCCTGGTCTTAAATCTAATATATCGAATTTGGACAATTTCTTGAGCATGGTTATAAAATATGCTTAAAAGATAAACATCTTTCTTTAATAGATGGCTCACGTAGATTAATTGCAAAAGGTCCAATGGAGAAAAACACAACTGTTTATATATGCTTGATATCGATGTTGATCATCCAAAGTGTTTCAGGACTTGCATAGAGGATCCTTCATGGTTTTGGCATTTGAGACTAGGCCATCTCAATTTTGATAACTTATGAACTCTTTCAAACATGATTGATGGGTTGCCCAAGACTAATTATCACAATAAGCCATGTGAAGGCTGTCTTCTTGGCAAACAAACAAGAAGAAGTTTTATCACTAACACAAATATAGTAAACACAGGAAAACACATATTCTCAAACATGATGGATGAGTTGCTCAAGACTAATTATCACAATCAGTCATGTAAAGGTTATCTTCTGAACAAACAAACGAGAAGAAATTTGATCACCGACACAAATATAGTAAATGCAGGAAAACACATATTTAAAACCTCGATCCCATTATATTACGAGCACACCATACTAAAGCAGACCAACGTCCATACACTTTGCCACTCATAATCAACTCTGTTTGCCACTTGGCAATTAAGTATCTGACGTGGACATCAAGGCACTTTTACAATAATAACGATCAAAACACCAAAATATAACttgaaagaaaaaggaaaaagaagcatCACTAAACCAGTCAACAAACTCATGAGATGCAACCTAAAGAAACAACCTTAATAGTCTTTTTGGTTCAAGCACGTACAACGTATTTGGCCACCATCTATTCCTCAGTCTTGGTCTCAACTGGAACCTCAGTACTGGGCACGTCGAGTGGTGTCTCTTCCACTGGAGCTTCAGCTGCTTCCTCAGCTTCTGGAGCGGCTTCCACTGGAGTTTCCTCCTTTGGCGCCTCCACCACAGCCTCGGGCTCTACTACTGGAGTTTCCGCAACTGGTGGCTCTGCTTCGACATCTTTAGGGGCCTCTACAACTTCCTCAGCTTCGACTGCCACGGGTTCCTCAGCCTCGACTGGAGCTGCTGCTGGCTCATCAGCTGGTGCAGCAACTGGGACTGTTTCTTCAGCTGGCTTCTCGGCCTCTGGTTCAGCAGGGGCTGCTGCTTCTGCTACTACTACTTCTTCCTTGGCTGGCTCCGGTGTGGTCACCTCAGGTTCGGGTGCAATGGTTTCTGGCAATGTTTGTGGAACTGATTCAACCTGCAAATATATATAAGCTAATTAACTAAATCTGAGCTTTTGTCTATAGTTTTTGTGGACTTTATCAAGGgttgtaaaaaaaaatgttcCAACATACGCTAATTAACTAAATCTGAGTTTTGACTCTGGCATATTCCAAGAAGTattaaaacacatactaatttGTATTTATAA is a window from the Daucus carota subsp. sativus chromosome 8, DH1 v3.0, whole genome shotgun sequence genome containing:
- the LOC108197179 gene encoding induced stolen tip protein TUB8, with amino-acid sequence MATVEVESVPQTLPETIAPEPEVTTPEPAKEEVVVAEAAAPAEPEAEKPAEETVPVAAPADEPAAAPVEAEEPVAVEAEEVVEAPKDVEAEPPVAETPVVEPEAVVEAPKEETPVEAAPEAEEAAEAPVEETPLDVPSTEVPVETKTEE